AACAGTCTGTAGCCTATATATACCACATGACCATCTATATTATACCTTAAAATTTCTAATAACTATATCCTAATACACTATCTACTGCCCACTATAGTATACTGTTAGGCACATACATGACACATTCACTTTTCCATGTAAAGAGTAACAGTCTTTTGAAAAAGGTTATTCTGTGGCAGTAAAAAAATACTAGCATCTGTATTAGCCTACTTCAATATACTTAattgtgtcactttttctcCAGGGAAACATACAGGAAATAATATGTATTATTGATGTAAGACAATATGCATAAACCCtgtcttcttgttgttgtcCTATTGCCCCTGAAGAGTTATAATCTGCATGTTTTCAACTGCTACCTGAGGCTTTACAAAGTAtaactcatttattttgtaatattcAACTATCTTGCTACACAGAATCCAGCtgttatgaattattattacaGCTACCAAATGTCATAGTGGCCGAATAATTGTTTGTTTcctaaaatctgttttaaaagACATACCTTCCATTTGGTTTTCCACAACTACCAATGTAAAAAGTAGCAAATTGCTATTTaacctttacattttaaaagcatgTCCAACTTCATCGCCATTAAAAACCAAATATGAACATTGAAAAGTGCAGCTTAATCCAACTCCAAGCTGTTTTGTGGCAACATGGCATTTTTCCTCTTTGGGGGATTATGCTTTACAATTTACAAGAAGTGATAAACCAATCACATGtctgtttgcttttttaaatatgcagGATTTTAAACACAGCTCTTTATGGTGATTTTGCATTAGCTGAAAAGCCTCTGCTGAACCAGGGCTTAGTTATCTTTAATCATTCAATCATtgtatgtacagtggcttgagaaagtttacacccccaggctaaagttgattaaaaagaggaataaaaaaacatcttttggaaattgatcttaatgccttaattcaaataatttaggaaaatccaaccttttaaggacaccaattatctttgtgaatgaatgatgtattgtaaataaataaattccttAAATCAAAGGGGTGTAATTATACAACCCCctcatgttaaattcccatagaggcaggcacatttttattattaaaggccagttatttcatggatcagggtactatgcatcctgataaaggtccccccccccccccacacacacacacacacacatcctcacataccCTTCAGCATACCTAGAGACTggggtttttatttcagttagcttaatagctggtttgatttgcattgagagatgatcttatggaacgttccccatgcctatctctaggtatggtgaaggtatgtgtgtgtgtgtgtgtgtgggtgtgtgtggagggggggggggggggggtattttaattccaaaggccaagggaactttatcaggatgcatagtatcctggatccatataataactggcctttaataataaaatgtgcctgcctctatgggaatttaacataggggagtGTATATTTatgcaccctgtattttaaggaaggattatttatttacaatacattattcattcacaaagaaaattggtggacttaaaaggttggattttcctaaattttttgaattaaggcaggaagatcaatttccaaaagatgtttttttattcatttttttaatcataataaTTAGCATGGGTGCGTAAACCTTCTCAAGTCACTGTAAACCTGGAAATAGCAAGTGTTTCATCTGCTgaaatttcacattttattattttatcagaCAAATTAGATAAtgaaatgcatgtttattttacaTATCCAGAGTTCATTTTGAACCGTTATTTCAAATTAGTGAGTTTGGCAGTTTCCACCGTGCTGCAAAGTGTTGTGTATACTGTCTGATAGGATTTGACACAGAGAGAGTTGCTGGGACTTTCAGGAGCCGTCTCCACACATGGAgacattgatttttttgcaaatggtgcagataaagatgaaaaaaaaaaaagatggtctTAGCTGGTTTTGTTGTGTCAGATAACTGTGGTAGACTTCAAGCTGCATTGTTTTCTCATACACCTACAAATACTAGAAATCTGTTCCTGCACTTTGCCCTTTGGTACTATTTGACTTTAGATGGCAGGGGTTTACACCTTCAGTGCATTTGACATGCAGCTCCGAAATCATTCAATGCAggcaacaggaaacaggaaacaggtcaaaggtcaagactagaaaaaaatgaatgtagGGAGGGACATGTAGCAATGAAATGAAGcgttatttttcattttggtaATGCCATTGCAGAATGTCAGAGCACAGACGACATGCAGCATCTGCATACAGCTGGGTCAAGGCCTGGGCATGTTTAACCGTTTGATAATCTCACTTTGATGCATGGATTCAGCGTACTGAGGATGCTGTGGAACGGTCCAATTCATCACGGCATAATTACCCACCTTTGTTTATCCTTTTTGTGATAGCAATGCGCCGCTCTGCATATGAAAAGACAACAGGAGCCGCTGATAGGCTTCTGCTCACAGTGCCGTTGTGTATTATGCTAAGGCTGCTGAGTTAATAAATATTTCTTTTAGACCCTTGGGTGTTTGATCAGTGTTCAACAGTTTGCAAAGCTGCCAATGTTTGTGCTTACCACTAATCAGATGACTCCCAAAAAGcctcatttaaatgaaaaggcAGCCCTTGAAACATTAAGAAAGATGTCTTATATTATTACAAACTGGGACCTGAAATGCTGTGTGTGAGTTATGATTGAGTATTAGAGCCACTATGGGGAGAAAACTAATCTGAGATTTTGCATATTGCACTGTCATGAGATAAAGTTGGGATCTAATGAGAAAAATCCCAACATTACAACATAAAGTTGTAATTTTAATGAGAAAAATCCCAACATTACAACATAAAGTTGTAATTTCAATGAGAAAAATCACAACATTACAACATAAAGTTGTAATTTCAATGagaaaaatcacaatattacaACATAAAGTTGTAATTTCAATaagaaaacatcacaacattGCATCATAAAGTTGTAATCTAATGAGCAATATCACAATAATaagaaaatatcacaatatcacaataaagttgtaattttaataggaaaacatcacattaaatcataaagttgtaattttaataagaaaacatcacaacattACATCATAAAGTTGTAATTTTAATAAGAAAACATCACATTACATCATAAAGTTGTAATTTTAATaagaaaacatcacaacattACATCATAAAGTTGTAATTTTAATAAGAAACATCACAACATTACATCATAAAGTTGTAATTTTAATaagaaaacatcacaacattACATCATAAAGTTGTAATTTTAATaagaaaacatcacaacattAGATCATAAAGTTGTAATCTAATGAGCAACATCACAGTAATGAGAAAACATTGTAATATTATAACCCAAAGTTGTAATTTGGTGagaaaacatcacaacattACAACATAAAGTTGTATTCTAATGAGCCATTTCACAGTAACAAGAAAACGTCACAATATTACAACATaaagttgtaattttacataaaatgtcataatattATGAGGTGAATTCACAATtggaatcaaaacaaaacagaatatTACAAGGCCTTGTGGTTAATGTGTAATGCATATTGCCATTAGTACATATAAtttgtattatatatacatatgacAAATCACTTAACAACCACAAAACCCACTTTATGGGTTTAATTATCTTCATATAATCATAAAaatagcaaaagaaagaaaaaatgtgaaagATACATGAATGAATGTGTCTCCTTGGGTCTTGCTTTGCATGCGTGCTTTTTAACGTGCCACACATTTagcagcacaaacacaaacgaTCACGTGTTTAGTGAAGTGGTATCGATGAGGCTACCAATCACACAAAGACTTTCTTTTGTCTCGCTCTGAATCATTCCGCAGCTTGTCATATCTGACCTTGCCGCCACTTTGTTAGGGATTAGGTGATAACGGTGGGTGGaaaggtcccccccccccccccaccccctcgcCCTCCACCCCAACACTCTACAGGCTCTACCGTGGCCTTTCGGGGTCTCAGGTGATCAATATAAAAGGTACCCTGACACAGGCAGGAGACACTGTCGGAGCCTCTCAGTGAAGGGACACACACTCTGAAGTCCAGTAGAAATCCATTTGTTTCCAGAGCTTCATTCATTTAACCAGTGCTATGTGGAAGGACTCCAGCAATGGTAAGAAACACTCTCTGATGTATACAGTTTGCTTGTTGAGAACATCAAGAGCAATCTTTGTGTGGTCTTGTGTTGCTTAATGTATTCATAATCTGCAGCCATGTGCTTAGTTtttgtaaacttttgagcagcTAGTGTCAGGCAGTGTGTGAAGCCTCCTCCGATTTTCTTATTCTATTAGCTTGTGCAAACACTTTGACACTCATTGCATGCACTATAACCAACCTACTACCAAAGGAGgcaaaaaaactcaaactttTCCAAGAATTAGCACATTTTGAAACCAGGTTTGGTACCAGTGGAAGTAGAAGTAATAGATAACCAGAAATGATAATGTTGTTTGCAAGCATCAATGTAGAAAGAAACCATTGAGCTCTATATTATTACAGATACAATAATTGGCTGGATACCAACAcagtccttgttttttttccttaattACAAAGTTGAATTTTGTTGAATTTATTTGTTCagtgctgcaactaacaattaagtccatttttatttctcCCATTAATCGATCATTTGTTTGGTTTATGATATGTCAGAAATGGCGAATGATGtcaatcagtgttttccaaagcccaagatgatgtcctcaaatgtcaaaaatcaaaaatttaaatgtcttgttttgtccacaactcaaagatagtCAATGTAATGTCAGAGGAgtgaataaaactgaaaatattcaaacagcacgattaatcgattatcaaaatagctgGCGATGAATTTAACAGTTGACTATTAATGGATTCATACAGTGTGTCATAGAATAGTTCATTTAATTATGTGTATTGCTGTCCATGTTCAACATTCTGGATGTGTGCACTGAAATAAGTGCCTGTTAGTTAGCTTTAGTAGCCTATTATGTAACCAAAGAGCACAACAAGGAATCTCTGCAGTTATTGTATAGAAATAAGAAGAAAGGGACTATTATGGCTCCTGTCTGATGTGGaacctgctctctctccctcccctcagATGATGCCGGACCCATGGCCTCCAGCGGCGGCTCCTCTCGCAGCGCCAGCCGCAGAAAGAGAACCAGCTTCTCCAAAGAGCACGTGGAGCTGCTGCGCGTCACCTTCGAGACCGACCCGTACCCCGGCATCAGCCTCCGAGAGAGCCTGTCCCAGACCACAGGCCTGCCAGAGTCCCGCATCCAGGTACACAGCTGCCCAGGCCGCCTTATAAAGCCGAATTCTTGATCATgatgaaataaattaaactgTGTAGAGTCAGTGAAATTGTGAGTTTAGATAAGTCTAGGAACTATCTTCATGTGGGAAATTGGAAACTGGTGTTGTTCCAATAGATTAAATGCAAACATGCAGGTTATTCACATGAGCACATACAGTaggtacaaacacacagacagatgttgtAAGGCCTTCTGCACTGCAATTTCTTATCATTAAAAGGCTCTGTTTTTGAATGCATCCTGCATTGAATTCCAGATACCGCTATCGCTCTATCACTTATTTCTTTATCTTTAAAGATGACACAAGTTGTTTTTTATCAGGATCTTGTTTGAGCTCTCAGATAGACTGTACAACATGGCTCTGACAGCTGACAACTAGATCTGCTGTCCCATCCCCCTACTCCACCGGTGCCTGTTTGCCCGGGAAATGATTAACAGAACAGAATGTGTCGTTTATCTGTCCTGATGTCAATCTAAAActcctttatttttctttctttccggtCCAGGTGTGGTTTCAGAACAGAAGGGCTCGTACTCTGAAGTGCAAAGGGGCCAAGAAAGCCCTGTGGCAGTCTGAGAGCCCAGTCCATAGCGCTCTACCTCCACCTCACCCCGTAGCCAGCATGGGCCCGCTTGGCTCAGTCCATCTGCCGCCCCAGGGCCCTCCACCAGCCTACCCCACCCTGGTGAAGGAGGAGCTGAAGGAAGCCTGCTACTACGGACAACATCCTCCAGCCTATTCCGCCATCGAGGAGCACGGCCACTATGGCTCCATGTATGGGCTCCTGCAGGGCAGACCGCTGGTAGGCAGGTCCAGCCCCCCCGTGAGGGGCTTCTGGTCCCAGCCTGGAAGCCAAACCTCCCCTGCCCCGCCTCAGTGGTGCCCCTTTCGCCTGGAGATGAGAAACTACGGCTCATCCCTGGGGTATACAGGATCAGCAGAGCAGCAGATGTATATGCCCACCTCCACCTCCCACTCCTCAACCCCAGACACCCCCGATTCTGGATACTGGGATGGCAGTCTGGAGAGCAGCCCACCAGTAGAAAGTCAGTACACGCAGCTCGAGGATTCGTGGAGCGGGGATTCGGGACATTCAGCGCCGGTCCAGCACGCCCCCCTGCCTGAGCTGTCCCTGCAGGAGATTCTGGGCCAGCTGGATGAGGACTGGCTGGGAGGACAGGGACTGGACAGCCACGTGGCTGGAAATGAAATGTCTTTCTGCCAATGACTCTGTCATAAGGATTTACAAGGGACAATTAGAAATCATATGTATTATTTTGATTCTGATAATTTGCTTGTGAGATGTGTACAGATAAGAAATCTCCCGAACTATTGGAAATGGGATCTACATTTTCAAAAGCCGACGTGATTTGTATTTATTCCACGCTGACTACAGTTTCTTTTAgtaaatttatttattctttaattCACCTATATTTATAACCTTTATCATTGATTCTCTGCACTTTTATACAAATAAATCAGTTGTAATAAACCATGATGTAGTTTTCTTTGGGTTCATTTTCAACCAATGCGATTTGGCTCCGCTAATGTCAAGGAAGCCAGATCCCTGACAGGAACCCTCTGCTATCCAGATGTGACACATGTGCCGTTTAGCTGGGAGGAGAAAGTAGGTCATGCACTACAACCAGCAGATGGGGCCTGTGAGttaggagaaggagaagaagaacagtcTGACCTAAACCTCTTATCTGGGAATACTAGGCCCACAATGAAGGGTGTTCTTCCAAATTAAagatataatatttaaaaaataagattttgTTTGTCAGTCAAAAAGAATATTCTTTTAAATTAGATAGGCCTATTGCAAAAATTAAAGTTGTTACTTTTCATGCATGCAGaaacatttaaaggtcccatgacatttatatagacctcagtagTCCCCtgatgctgtatctgaagtctcttttatatagaccttagtggtcccctaatactggatctgaagtctctttatatagaccttattggtcccctaatactgtatctgaagtctctttatatagaccttatcggtcccctaatactgtatctgaagtctcttttatatagaccttagtggtcccctaatactgtatctgaagtctcttttatatagaccttagtagtcccctaatactgtatctgaagtctcttttatatagaccttagtagtcccctaatactgtatctgaagtctcttttatatagaccttagtagtcccctaatactgtatcggaagtctcttttatatagacctgtagtggtcccctaatactgtatctgaagtctcttttatatagaccttagtggtcccctaatactgtatctgaagtctcttttatatagaccttagtagtcccctaatactgtatctgaagtctcttttatatagaccttagtagtcccctaatactgtatcggaagtctcttttatatagacctgtagtggtcccctaatactgtatctgaagtctcttttatatagaccttagtggtcccctaatactgtatctgaagtctcttttatatagaccttagtagttccctaatactgtatctgaagtctcttttatatagaccttagtggtccccccaatactgtattgaagtctcttttatatagaccttagtggtcccctaatctgtactgaagtctctttatatagaccttagtggtccccatacttatcgaagtcctttatatagacccttatggtccctaatactgtaatttTGAAGTCcccttttttata
This window of the Etheostoma spectabile isolate EspeVRDwgs_2016 chromosome 17, UIUC_Espe_1.0, whole genome shotgun sequence genome carries:
- the mxtx1 gene encoding mix-type homeobox gene 1 produces the protein MWKDSSNDDAGPMASSGGSSRSASRRKRTSFSKEHVELLRVTFETDPYPGISLRESLSQTTGLPESRIQVWFQNRRARTLKCKGAKKALWQSESPVHSALPPPHPVASMGPLGSVHLPPQGPPPAYPTLVKEELKEACYYGQHPPAYSAIEEHGHYGSMYGLLQGRPLVGRSSPPVRGFWSQPGSQTSPAPPQWCPFRLEMRNYGSSLGYTGSAEQQMYMPTSTSHSSTPDTPDSGYWDGSLESSPPVESQYTQLEDSWSGDSGHSAPVQHAPLPELSLQEILGQLDEDWLGGQGLDSHVAGNEMSFCQ